Proteins encoded in a region of the Candidatus Zixiibacteriota bacterium genome:
- a CDS encoding sigma-70 family RNA polymerase sigma factor, with translation MMDRLERFKEGNEQAFGQLVNQYKERIYRVVLRIVRNNEEAKDLAQEAFVKAYYNRQSFRADSGFYSWVYRIAVNLALNYVKRNRDRQVESIDSIAPSNFAVSQTNELENAELGKAISAGVEKLPPRQKTVFVLRHYEEKPYSEIAEVLSITVGAAKANYHQAIQKLKKSLSLYLKEGRLSA, from the coding sequence ATGATGGACAGGCTGGAACGATTTAAAGAAGGCAATGAACAGGCTTTTGGACAGCTTGTCAATCAGTATAAAGAAAGGATTTACCGGGTGGTTTTGCGAATTGTCAGAAATAACGAAGAGGCAAAGGATTTAGCGCAGGAGGCTTTTGTTAAAGCTTATTACAACCGACAGTCTTTCCGCGCCGACTCCGGTTTTTATTCGTGGGTCTATCGTATTGCTGTCAATCTGGCGCTCAATTATGTCAAGCGCAATCGCGACCGTCAGGTGGAATCAATCGATTCTATTGCGCCCTCTAATTTTGCGGTAAGCCAAACGAACGAGCTTGAAAATGCCGAATTGGGCAAGGCGATTAGCGCCGGTGTTGAAAAACTGCCGCCCCGTCAAAAAACAGTTTTCGTCCTGCGTCATTATGAGGAAAAACCCTACTCTGAAATCGCGGAAGTACTATCGATAACTGTGGGCGCCGCCAAAGCAAACTACCATCAAGCCATACAAAAACTTAAAAAATCTTTAAGCTTATATCTCAAGGAAGGGAGGCTGTCGGCATGA
- a CDS encoding zf-HC2 domain-containing protein, translated as MKCSKCRDLLDDYIRGWLDISRAKEIDNHLAVCRECAAEYESHKDLLSILESEPELVIESSELADFVPGIWQKIEKNRKIPLSGWLFKLVPSLATALLLSFFILKPPVDISINWGSYQEDTETYSDSDYFTLLGSLLSEKDVETLALFENELYFENQLYSNNYLSYFELLSDEELELFENKLSKLFNDAG; from the coding sequence ATGAAATGTTCAAAGTGCCGAGATTTGCTTGATGATTATATCAGGGGCTGGCTTGATATATCACGGGCTAAGGAAATCGATAATCATCTGGCTGTATGCAGAGAATGCGCCGCAGAATATGAGTCGCATAAAGACCTGCTTTCGATTCTCGAATCAGAGCCGGAACTTGTTATAGAAAGCAGCGAGCTTGCCGATTTCGTACCGGGCATCTGGCAGAAAATTGAAAAGAACAGGAAAATACCGCTATCCGGCTGGCTGTTCAAACTTGTCCCATCTCTGGCAACCGCGCTTCTGTTATCGTTTTTTATCCTTAAACCGCCGGTTGATATTAGCATCAATTGGGGCAGTTATCAAGAAGATACGGAAACATATAGCGACAGTGATTATTTTACGCTCTTAGGTTCGTTGTTATCGGAAAAAGATGTAGAGACATTAGCTCTTTTTGAGAATGAGCTGTATTTTGAAAATCAGTTATATAGCAATAACTATTTGAGCTATTTTGAGTTATTAAGCGACGAGGAATTAGAGTTATTTGAAAATAAATTAAGCAAACTTTTTAATGATGCGGGGTAA
- a CDS encoding redox-sensing transcriptional repressor Rex: MLTTKKVSESTIYRLSIYYRALATLKNKNIQTISSKELAKREKLTPAQVRKDLSFFGSFGTRGLGYPVNELINRIAEILGLNRLWNVALIGLGNIGSALVSYKEFAKQGFNIKLLFDNDQRKIGSNNKGIIVSDFKDFKKLAIAENIDMVIIAVPIQAAQSVANDVVEAGIKAIMNFVPVNLELPDDIILRNQNMCIELEHLSFALTNKINKL; this comes from the coding sequence ATGTTAACCACAAAGAAAGTTTCAGAATCTACGATTTATCGGTTGTCAATTTATTACCGAGCTTTAGCAACTCTCAAAAACAAAAATATTCAGACAATTTCATCAAAAGAACTGGCTAAAAGAGAAAAACTTACACCTGCTCAAGTAAGAAAAGACTTATCATTTTTTGGTAGCTTTGGAACAAGGGGTCTGGGTTATCCGGTTAATGAATTAATCAACAGGATTGCCGAAATTTTAGGTTTAAACAGATTATGGAATGTTGCGCTTATAGGTCTTGGAAATATCGGGTCGGCTCTGGTTTCATATAAGGAGTTTGCTAAACAGGGTTTCAATATAAAGCTTCTTTTTGACAATGACCAACGTAAGATTGGTTCAAATAATAAGGGGATTATTGTATCTGATTTCAAGGATTTCAAAAAGCTTGCCATAGCTGAAAATATTGATATGGTAATTATTGCAGTACCTATTCAGGCGGCGCAATCTGTTGCCAATGATGTAGTTGAGGCAGGCATTAAAGCCATTATGAATTTTGTGCCAGTTAATCTGGAATTGCCGGATGATATTATTCTGCGCAATCAGAATATGTG